A single genomic interval of Mycosarcoma maydis chromosome 8, whole genome shotgun sequence harbors:
- a CDS encoding putative malate synthase, whose translation MSVEGVRVLGKIEGEQASILTPEALRFLAVLHRSFESTRQSLLKARQLRQARFDGGALPDFLPETAHIRNNATWQCAPPAPGLRDRRVEITGPVDKKMVINALNSGAYTYMADFEDSTSPTWANLMDGQVNMRAAINRTIDFKQSNGKEYKLKPPGRPPCARPPRGWASHEVDGKPMSGSLVTFGLYFFHNAHELVRSGFGPYFYLPKMESHLEARLWNDVFNLSQDYIKMPRGTIRGTVLIETITAAFEMDEILYELRQHSSGLNCGRWDYIFSFIKRQRYTNGSILPDRSAVTMTVPFMQAYVNLLIQTCHKRGVAAIGGMAAQIPIKDNPQANEAAMEKVRADKLREVQAGHDGTWVAHPALVKIALEIFDKHMLGPNQYHVRREEVKVSALDLLNSNVPGQITEAGVRANVAALLVYCANWLNGLGCVPVANMMEDAATGEISRLGLWAWVYHKQKTAEGNAITPAYVDRILDEEAAKVTKIGASVEKAKRYISEQVRAPAPDEFLTSALYSHLPHQHAPARI comes from the exons ATGTCCGTCGAAGGCGTCCGCGTGCTTG GCAAGATCGAGGGTGAGCAAGCCTCGATCCTCACTCCCGAGGCTCTTCGCTTCCTCGCTGTGCTCCACCGATCCTTTGAGAGCACTAGGCAGTCGCTCCTCAAGGCTCGTCAGCTGCGACAGGCGAGATTCGATGGTGGAGCCCTTCCCGACTTCCTTCCCGAGACCGCACACATCCGCAACAACGCCACCTGGCAATGTGCTCCCCCTGCACCTGGCCTGCGTGATCGACGTGTCGAGATCACAGGTCCTGTCGACAAGAAGATGGTGATTAACGCCCTCAACTCGGGTGCGTACACCTACATGGCCGACTTTGAGGACTCTACTTCGCCCACCTGGGCCAACCTCATGGACGGACAGGTTAACATGCGTGCCGCCATCAACCGCACCATCGACTTTAAGCAGAGCAATGGCAAGGAGTACAAGCTCAAGCCCCCTGGCAGACCGCCGTGTGCTCGTCCGCCGCGTGGCTGGGCATCTCACGAG GTCGACGGTAAGCCCATGTCTGGCTCGCTGGTGACTTTTGGTCTCTACTTTTTCCACAATGCGCATGAGCTGGTCCGATCGGGCTTCGGTCCTTACTTCTACCTGCCCAAGATGGAGAGCCATCTCGAGGCTCGCCTGTGGAACGACGTCTTCAACCTCTCGCAGGACTACATCAAGATGCCACGTGGTACTATCCGAGGTACTGTCTTGATCGAGACCATTACTGCCGCTTTtgagatggacgagatcCTGTACGAGTTGCGCCAACACTCTTCGGGTCTCAACTGCGGTCGATGGGACTACATCTTTTCGTTCATCAAGCGCCAGCGTTACACGAACGGCTCGATCCTGCCCGATCGTTCGGCGGTGACCATGACGGTGCCCTTCATGCAGGCCTATGTCAATTTGCTGATTCAGACTTGCCACAAGCGCGGTGTTGCCGCGATTGGTGGTATGGCTGCTCAGATCCCCATCAAGGACAACCCGCAGGCCAACGAGGCAGCCATGGAAAAGGTGCGTGCGGACAAGCTTCGCGAGGTGCAGGCTGGTCACGACGGCACTTGGGTTGCCCACCCTGCGCTTGTCAAGATTGCGCTTGAGATCTTTGACAAGCACATGCTCGGACCTAACCAGTACCACGTGCGTCGCGAGGAGGTCAAGGTTTCGGCTCTGGATCTGCTCAACTCGAACGTTCCCGGTCAGATTACGGAAGCCGGCGTGCGTGCCAACGTAGCTGCGTTGCTGGTGTACTGCGCCAACTGGCTGAACGGTCTTGGCTGTGTTCCAGTCGCTAACATGATGGAGGATGCTGCTACGGGAGAGATCTCGCGTCTCGGACTGTGGGCATGGGTGTACCACAAGCAGAAGACTGCCGAGGGCAATGCGATCACGCCTGCGTACGTCGACCGCATCCTTGACGAGGAGGCGGCCAAAGTGACCAAGATCGGTGCTAGTGTCGAGAAGGCCAAGCGTTACATTTCTGAGCAGGTTCGTGCCCCTGCGCCGGACGAGTTCCTTACTTCGGCTCTCTACTCGCACCTTCCTCACCAGCACGCGCCTGCGCGTATCTGA
- a CDS encoding putative thioredoxin II, translated as MVVKTIESYEEFQTLINGDKPVVIDFWATWCGPCKVIGPIFEKISDTPAGEKLGFYKVDVDAQDKIAAEVGIKAMPTFVFFKGGQVVKQVVGANPQALQQAISEL; from the exons ATGGTCGTCAAGACTATCGAGTCCTACGAAGAATTCCAGACGCTCATCAACGGCGACAAGCCGGTCGTCATTGACTTCTGGGCTACCTGGTGCGGTCCCTGCAAGGTCATCGGTCCCATTTTCGAAAAGATCTCCGACACCCCTGCTGGTGAAAAGCTTGGCTTCTACAAGGTTGACGTCGACGCTCAGGACAAGATCGCCGCCGAGGTCGGTATCAAGGCCATGCCGACTTTTGTCTTCTTCAAGGGCGGTCAAGTCGTTAAGCAGGTTGTCGGCGCTAATCCCCAGGCTCTCCAG CAAGCTATTTCTGAACTCTGA
- a CDS encoding RNA-binding snoRNP assembly protein (related to NAF1 - nuclear assembly factor), with amino-acid sequence MLGRLTGTQDEATVNGPNREVAAECAGPSTKQHDNFNPTQDATPLTVIQPSEELPVTSDSNKSTEEADFSTEPSLEKLTATASLSHASSSDHLEEKDATNQQTYRNTTVEDDDAEFVPPDVEHIVSTGAAQEGTLSMQTLRDLVAQARATTGQPRETLPPGFDDDEPEASISTSAQSHGEKRKAEAEPEILNQSSSGIEEVKAAAEKSQLPETRNLLHKAISSISGLVSRRAKTESIATVSTTTTSDKQGEEEDVELPKDDKEADESDDDGSSSDSGSSSSVSSDDEGDETEDRKVGAALLGEEDDDEEGGEFSTAPVTKNEILAPDVEQPSIQELTAEEQQTLRKLGRVHSIVDSVVVVEQDVQKSSHADAARANNGAIPIDSTGRQGERQGEYSVLDTGSLLCFEDGKVLGLVFETFGSIHNPMYSIRFASATAIDRNLISAGKEVYYLPKQSTYVLTQLLRSMKGSDASNMWDEEVAEDEIDYSDDEQEAEAKRRAKAIRSGKVDDQGNPLVTSSARANKRQKQQQGSGQSSQPPPRLSANGSFHQRSGQHSSQSRSINSAPTSLPRRAGGAANLPLPPAPAGPASLGPAFPHGIASLPPRPSAGLPSKPTLTNEASKAFDSNDFESPAGPRSRTGTAEGSVSGLTHSRMSSAPASSLPAKPVHAVAAVASGPATPKISTAATSPYRSPASVVGASSPPHASRVASMRIVAPMSTGAYPHQGSAGQYAGAAVAPSSMPASPAAPSRHANEHGSAYSPGVGAPLSVQGGGHFNPAYMAHWQHPYSPAPTAATHAHYVAANTVWNRPQSYQPPPLHMTPGVASQQPYASYASSHAGYGAPSGASGASWNAQSYPGSHYPGYTDREYYASAANAAVSGAGAGHASQHHYAPAQAFAYGSHSNVGANADPYNGYTYTPPTAHAASTGSTVASSAAPDSYDPRSPLMCGNSTDPNQHAASGSTHAQGP; translated from the coding sequence ATGTTGGGGAGACTGACGGGCACGCAGGATGAAGCCACGGTGAATGGGCCGAATCGAGAGGTCGCTGCTGAATGTGCCGGCCCCAGCACTAAGCAGCACGACAACTTCAACCCGACTCAAGATGCGACACCGCTCACAGTAATTCAGCCATCAGAGGAGCTACCTGTCACAAGTGACTCGAACAAGTCAACAGAAGAGGCAGACTTTTCGACTGAACCCTCTCTTGAGAAGCTTACAGCTACTGCATCTCTGTCGCatgcatcgtcgtccgacCATCTCGAAGAAAAAGACGCCACAAACCAGCAGACATATCGGAATACCACGGTtgaggacgatgatgcCGAGTTTGTCCCACCCGATGTGGAGCACATTGTCTCAACTGGAGCTGCACAGGAAGGTACTTTATCAATGCAGACGCTCCGCGATCTGGTAGCACAAGCAAGAGCGACCACAGGCCAGCCGCGAGAAACCCTGCCCCCAGGCttcgacgatgatgaaccAGAGGCGAGCATTTCGACCTCAGCCCAATCACATGGCGAGAAACGCAAGGCAGAAGCCGAACCCGAGATCCTGAACCAATCCAGCTCCGGAATCGAGGAGGTCAAGGCAGCTGCGGAAAAAAGTCAACTTCCCGAGACCAGAAATCTTTTGCATAAGGCGATCTCTTCCATTTCTGGTCTCGTTTCGCGGCGTGCCAAAACGGAGAGCATTGCAACAGTTTCAACAACCACGACATCTGACAAACAAggtgaagaagaagacgtcgagctgcCAAAAGATGATAAAGAAGCCGAtgagagcgacgatgacggATCGAGCTCCGACTCGGGATCCTCGAGTAGTGTTTCATCTGATGATGAGGGCGACGAAACTGAAGACCGAAAGGTAGGCGCGGCACTTCTGGGTGAggaggatgatgatgaagagggTGGCGAGTTTAGCACAGCGCCAGTCACCAAAAACGAGATCCTCGCTCCTGACGTTGAGCAACCGTCTATACAGGAACTGACGGCGGAGGAACAGCAGACGTTGCGAAAGCTAGGCAGGGTCCATTCCATTGTCGACAGCGTGGTGGTTGTGGAACAGGACGTACAAAAGTCCAGTCATGCCGATGCTGCACGGGCCAACAACGGTGCCATTCCCATCGATAGCACGGGTCGTCAAGGCGAACGTCAGGGCGAGTACAGCGTGTTGGACACAGGAAGCCTGCTCTGCTTCGAGGATGGAAAAGTGCTTGGTCTTGTATTCGAGACGTTCGGATCGATCCACAACCCAATGTATTCGATCCGGTTTGCTTCGGCCACGGCGATTGACCGTAATCTGATCAGCGCCGGCAAAGAGGTCTATTATCTTCCAAAGCAGAGCACCTATGTTCTTACACAGCTGCTTAGATCCATGAAGGGTAGCGATGCTAGCAATATGTGGGACGAGGAGGtggccgaggacgagatcgactACTCTGACGATGAGCAGGAGGCCGAGGCTAAGCGCCGCGCCAAAGCGATACGTTCtggcaaagtcgatgaCCAGGGCAATCCACTTGTCACCTCTTCTGCACGCGCTAACAAACGCCAGAAACAACAGCAGGGTTCAGGTCAAAGCTCTCAGCCACCTCCTCGACTCTCTGCCAACGGATCTTTCCATCAGCGTTCAGGCCAACACAGCTCACAGTCACGGTCGATCAACAGTGCGCCAACGTCTTTGCCCAGGCGCGCCGGCGGTGCAGCGAACCTACCTCTCCCACCCGCGCCCGCCGGACCTGCCTCGCTGGGACCCGCCTTCCCACACGGAATCGCGTCTCTGCCACCAAGACCTTCGGCGGGACTTCCTTCGAAGCCCACACTCACTAATGAGGCCTCGAAGGCTTTTGACTCGAACGATTTCGAATCGCCAGCTGGACCGAGATCCCGGACGGGCACTGCTGAGGGATCCGTGAGCGGGCTGACGCACAGTAGAATGAGCAGTGCACCAGCGAGCAGTCTGCCTGCTAAGCCCGTTCATGCTgtagcagcagtagcaTCAGGTCCGGCTACTCCAAAGATAAGCACAGCAGCTACATCTCCTTATCGATCTCCTGCAAGTGTCGTAGGTGCGTCTTCACCGCCACATGCTTCTCGTGTAGCTTCAATGAGGATCGTGGCGCCTATGTCAACTGGAGCCTACCCTCATCAAGGCTCGGCTGGTCAATATGCTGGAGCTGCCGTAGCGCCTTCCAGCATGCCGGCGTCTCCAGCTGCTCCCAGTCGGCATGCTAATGAGCATGGCTCTGCATACAGTCCCGGAGTTGGGGCGCCATTATCAGTCCAAGGTGGTGGTCACTTCAATCCAGCGTACATGGCTCACTGGCAGCATCCGTACAGTCCTGCACCGACCGCTGCAACGCACGCGCATTACGTCGCCGCTAACACTGTTTGGAACAGGCCGCAATCATACCAACCCCCACCTCTGCACATGACCCCAGGTGTCgcgagccagcagccaTATGCGAGCTACGCCAGCTCTCATGCCGGCTACGGCGCTCCGTCTGGTGCTTCCGGAGCCTCTTGGAACGCTCAGAGTTATCCTGGGTCGCATTACCCAGGCTACACGGATCGAGAGTATTATGCTTCCGCTGCTAACGCCGCTGTCTCCGGCGCCGGCGCTGGTCATGCTAGTCAGCACCATTATGCTCCGGCCCAAGCGTTTGCTTATGGTAGTCACTCAAATGTAGGCGCCAACGCAGATCCTTACAACGGCTACACATACACACCACCAACTGCACACGCAGCATCAACAGGTAGCACTGTAGCGtcttcagcagcacctgACAGCTACGATCCGAGAAGTCCATTGATGTGCGGCAACAGCACTGATCCGAACCAACATGCTGCATCTGGCTCGACCCATGCTCAAGGGCCCTGA
- a CDS encoding uncharacterized protein (related to Beta3 protein (Ruby)), with product MSAAYSNSSRALAFLSETSEDAIAALKGLVGGVGSAKYLDTSEDKLSTIATQIDSSRDEDRIAALTRIVAMVSKGRDASSFLPAVLKLTSSSNLDVRKLVYIVLLRYANSNPDLTLLSINSFQRDLSDPSPLIRAMALRVLSSIKVAMVAPIVIMAVTKASRDPNLYVRKIAALAIPKCYQIDRSQFDSLQDVLAILLSDRSPFVLGAALSAFQRICPTNWQLLHQSYRKICHALSDMDEWGQNVALQVLSRYARTNLTQPSVKEVGHFSSTTLTSSTQAASEARTPELEPSSQAHLSASKAGDVDSLEAFLSSDATSSSAPTNSTSIGKVESFSNPGSIKLSSNLDRDLELLLSKSRGLLHSRNPAVVLAVARLILYLAPTSDHVMLVRPLVKLLKSPPDVSYLVLLNILTIARRDNSLFAPFATSFFLGASHEEPIFLSLLKLDTMVVICNPANLDLILTEIASHMRSADAAIAAHAVSGLGELALRTDLTASSRCLAILLDLLRKRKSGPRVHDSTIARAVLVIKNLLQLDQEPISGESATESKRISAIVYRLAALLFGSGSKNTADDKSKRKSKSTTLGKGAILYPEARASILWLLGQYARHTISISDPSMAVLSNGAGQESKTLAELIVPDVLRRCAINFTNETSAVKLQMLTTSSKAFAFLPTVLTSTPALDQGHEGRSEQLISAVTVLHFYMLKLARYDADFDVRDRARFLKGLTASLTTTKRSVGTGGDEGTEGVPSSKKVQGDTIQAAIERAAHMIGEGVSEEGDTDLKGVRLRREQVIHVLFDGKAVSPPTIDVPKSNPEMNTDSPSTPEIASLSLVLGGKLIKGWLDAALPPWTSDPTPSSTREPPAVTQTPTHPTLQNTTLANLKSFSSSDFASSPLAASSPIVLTPAKGNATPTSRGSATPIDLEANPTSTQAQQKYKDLDSFLDDSDDDDDESGHDDGRYLDDSAPEDDEFAAGSHDWDQDDDDDDDDDDDDEEDEDEPSSTDDEDGS from the coding sequence ATGAGTGCAGCTTACTCGAACTCGTCGCGAGCGCTTGCCTTCCTCTCGGAAACCTCGGAGGATGCCATCGCCGCGCTCAAAGGCTTGGTCGGAGGCGTTGGCTCAGCCAAGTATCTCGACACTTCAGAGGATAAGCTTTCTACCATCGCAACCCAAATCGACTCGAGTAGGGATGAAGACCGTATTGCTGCGCTCACTCGCATCGTAGCCATGGTCTCCAAGGGTCGCGATGCTTCATCCTTCCTACCCGCTGTCTTGAAACTTACCTCTTCATCCAACCTCGACGTTCGCAAGCTCGTTTACATTGTTCTCCTGCGCTATGCGAATAGCAATCCTGATCTGACGCTCctcagcatcaacagcTTCCAACGAGACCTGTCCGACCCAAGTCCACTCATCCGTGCCATGGCACTTCGTGTactcagcagcatcaaggtAGCCATGGTGGCgcccatcgtcatcatgGCAGTCACCAAAGCTTCTCGCGACCCCAACCTCTACGTACGCAAAATTGCTGCTCTGGCGATTCCCAAATGCTACCAGATCGACCGATCCCAGTTCGACAGTCTCCAGGACGTTCTGGCGATCCTGTTGTCGGATCGCTCTCCATTCGTTTTGGGCGCTGCGCTCTCCGCATTCCAGCGCATATGCCCGACAAATTGGCAATTGCTACATCAGAGCTACCGCAAGATCTGCCATGCACTTTCCGACATGGATGAGTGGGGTCAGAATGTTGCGCTTCAGGTTCTCTCGCGATACGCAAGAACGAATTTAACCCAGCCCAGCGTTAAAGAAGTAGGACACTTTTCGTCCACAACTTTGACATCTAGCACGCAGGCAGCATCAGAGGCTAGGACGCCCGAACTTGAACCAAGCAGTCAGGCCCACCTAAGTGCGAGCAAAGCAGGCGATGTCGATAGTCTCGAAGCATTCCTTTCCAGCGATGCAACCAGCTCCTCCGCTCccaccaacagcaccagTATTGGCAAGGTGGAGTCGTTCTCAAATCCAGGTTCAATCAAACTCTCATCGAATCTTGACCGTGATCTGGAACTGCTCCTCAGCAAATCGCGAGGCCTGCTGCACAGTCGAAACCCCGCCGTTGTACTTGCAGTGGCACGCTTGATCCTCTATCTGGCGCCTACATCCGACCACGTCATGCTCGTCAGACCACTCGTAAAGTTACTTAAGTCGCCTCCCGATGTCAGTTATTTGGTCTTGCTCAACATTCTCACGATAGCCCGCCGAGACAATTCGCTTTTTGCTCCCTTTGCGACATCCTTTTTCTTGGGCGCATCTCACGAGGAGCCCATCTTCCTGTCGCTCCTGAAGCTCGACACTATGGTCGTCATCTGCAACCCTGCAAATCTTGATCTGATCTTGACCGAAATTGCCAGCCACATGCGATCTGCAGACGcagccatcgctgctcaTGCCGTATCGggtcttggcgagctcgctCTCAGGACGGACCtgacggcaagctcgaggtgtCTCGCCATCCTACTTGACTTGCTCCGTAAGCGCAAGTCCGGGCCTCGAGTTCACGACTCAACCATCGCGCGTGCGGTGCTGGTGATCAAGAACCTATTACAGCTGGATCAAGAACCAATCAGCGGAGAAAGCGCGACCGAGTCGAAGAGGATTTCTGCCATCGTTTATCGTCTAGCGGCTTTGCTTTTTGGTTCAGGATCCAAGAACACTGCTGATGACAAATCGAAGCGAAAGTCCAAGTCAACGACCCTCGGCAAGGGGGCCATCCTTTATCcagaagcaagagcaagcatCCTCTGGCTTCTCGGTCAATATGCACGTCAtaccatctcgatctctgATCCTAGCATGGCTGTCCTCTCGAACGGTGCAGGCCAagagagcaagacgcttgCCGAACTTATCGTGCCAGACGTCCTTCGACGATGTGCTATCAACTTCACCAACGAGACATCGGCTGTCAAATTGCAGATGCTCACCACGTCGAGCAAAGCTTTTGCGTTTTTGCCGACTGTGCTCACTTCCACGCCGGCTCTGGACCAAGGTCATGAGGGAAGATCGGAGCAGTTGATATCTGCGGTGACGGTGCTGCATTTCTACATGTTGAAGTTGGCTCGTTACGATGCCGATTTCGACGTTCGAGATCGCGCACGATTCTTAAAAGGCTTGACTGCGTCACTGACCACAACTAAGAGGTCGGTTGGTACCGGCGGTGATGAAGGCACTGAAGGTGTGCCTTCAAGCAAGAAGGTGCAAGGGGATACAATCCAGGCAGCGATAGAGAGGGCGGCACATATGATCGGCGAAGGGGTTAGCGAGGAAGGGGATACAGATCTGAAAGGCGTACGTCTGCGAAGGGAGCAAGTCATACATGTCCTGTTTGACGGTAAAGCAGTTTCCCCCCCGACCATCGATGTGCCAAAGTCCAATCCTGAGATGAACACCGACTCGCCCTCCACTCCCGAGATTgcatcgctctcgctcgtaCTGGGAGGAAAACTCATCAAAGGCTGGCTAGACGCTGCACTTCCCCCTTGGACTTCTGACCCAACCCCATCGAGCACACGCGAACCTCCCGCGGTCACACAAACACCCACCCACCCGACACTGCAAAACACCACGCTGGCGAACCTCAAATCCTTTTCCTCGTCCGACTTCGCCTCTTCGCCACTCGCTGCTTCCTCCCCGATCGTCTTGACGCCCGCAAAAGGCAACGCAACTCCAACCTCTCGCGGCAGTGCGACTCCAATTGACCTCGAAGCAAATCCAACATCGACACAGGCGCAACAAAAGTACAAAGACCTGGATTCATTCTTggacgacagcgacgatgacgacgacgagagcggaCACGACGATGGTCGGTATCTGGACGACTCGGCTCCTGAAGACGATGAGTTCGCTGCTGGCTCTCACGACTGGGAtcaagatgacgatgacgacgacgatgatgatgatgatgatgaagaagatgaagatgaaCCGAGTAGTActgatgacgaggatggctCATGA
- a CDS encoding uncharacterized protein (related to Tip elongation aberrant protein 1) codes for MPAPSIPPLFAMRASQEQRDSTTVQVLGMDVSSSPSYARTHCNASDGSLTSGTSTPQMQGDYAVTRNYIPSHSSTASRLNKQSSFSTGTSNSPASSEAHEELASLSSRSASQYDSSTFRLAGPSETTSRRSHLNHSNRVLSHKDSFGGSYGMGSGAELSYEPIDEASASPRLARSQKPATSSHDDQPLESHLRTASFPHLHALRSTQQLGSSQSTDGSGGSDLTEPVEVLGRSSAFANLPTSDSLAPRHSTLTTSRSRSALSAAADAASSCDREVADTTFAAKFDHSVSLEPAGRSDACLEKSLGLPTSAIAESSPRSPSISLASKSSERIRDEVTTSAASFAPPSRSTAPLDDTESQPTTQSKHHSSVAPIQASQKKDYHDTDDRDKTTTSSSKRPSSSRARESAAHSGSARADANSSTARPLKSSQRTLPQLPSASGVLPAPPPAMYWSKAPVHGSIPRRSFRAHTANLCDEVLWLFGGCDNRGCFRDLWCFDTETMCWSKPKVTGDIPPARRAHSATMVNKRLYVFAGGDGPHYFNDLYIFDTVSLRWTKPEVGGTAPSPRRAHTCNYYEGQLIVFGGGNGVGALNDVHTLDVNDLSRLEWRKVQCSGKVPIGRGYHTSNLVDGKLIVIGGSDGHMSFNDIHILRLDTRTWYQVKTDEVHNRLGHTATQVGSYLFIFGGHDSKTYTSELLTLNLVNLQWEPRKVCGKRPQGRGYHQAWLRDSRLFVHGGFDGKDIFDDLHFLDLAACAYLPQITSFSVELDDEE; via the coding sequence ATGCCAGCTCCATCGATTCCGCCTCTGTTTGCGATGCGGGCATCGCAAGAACAGCGCGACTCGACTACGGTCCAGGTGCTCGGCATGGACGTATCATCATCTCCTTCTTATGCCCGTACCCATTGCAACGCCAGCGACGGTTCACTGACCTCGGGCACATCTACTCCACAGATGCAAGGAGACTATGCCGTGACGCGCAACTACATTCCTTCGCACAGCTCTACCGCCTCTCGTTTGAACAAGCAATCCTCCTTCAGCACGGGAACCTCAAACAGTCccgccagcagcgaggCGCACGAAGAGCTCGCTTCCTTATCGTCACGTTCGGCGAGTCAGTATGACTCGTCCACGTTCCGACTCGCCGGCCCTTCCGAGACAACTTCGCGCAGATCACATCTCAACCACAGCAACCGCGTCTTGAGTCATAAAGACTCGTTCGGTGGGTCCTACGGCATGGGCTCGGGCGCAGAGCTCAGCTATGAACCAATCGATGAGGCGTCGGCTTCGCCTCGTCTGGCCCGTTCGCAAAAACCTGCAACTTCTTCTCACGACGATCAGCCACTCGAAAGCCATCTGCGCACAGCTTCTTTCCCTCATCTCCACGCTCTCCGATccacgcagcagctgggTTCGAGTCAATCCACAGACGGCAGTGGAGGTTCTGACCTCACCGAGCCCGTTGAAGTCCTTGGACGTTCCTCAGCATTCGCCAATCTACCGACATCCGACTCACTTGCCCCGAGGCATTCCACTCTGACCACCTCCCGCTCCCGCTCCGCTTTgtccgctgctgccgatgccgcCTCTAGTTGCGACAGAGAGGTGGCAGATACCACCTTTGCTGCCAAATTCGACCATTCCGTGTCGCTTGAACCTGCGGGTCGCTCAGATGCTTGCCTTGAAAAGTCACTGGGCCTGCCTACGTCCGCCATCGCGGAGAGCTCGCCCCGCTCTCCATCGATCTCTCTAGCCTCTAAATCCAGTGAACGCATCCGCGACGAAGTCACAACATCTGCAGCAAGCTTTGCCCCTCCCAGCCGCTCCACAGCGCCGTTGGATGACACAGAATCGCAGCCTACCACGCAGAGCAAGCATCATTCCTCTGTCGCTCCAATACAAGCATCCCAGAAGAAAGACTACCACGATACGGATGATCGCGATAAGACAACCACGTCTAGCAGCAAaagaccaagctcaagccgTGCGCGAGAATCTGCTGCGCATTCTGGCTCGGCCCGTGCAGATGCCAACAGCTCGACAGCCCGTCCACTCAAATCGTCTCAGCGCACTCTACCGCAGCTTCCATCAGCAAGTGGCGTTCTTCCAGCGCCACCTCCAGCCATGTATTGGTCCAAGGCACCCGTCCACGGCAGCATACCTCGCCGAAGTTTCCGCGCACACACCGCCAACCTGTGCGACGAGGTGCTCTGGCTCTTTGGAGGGTGTGACAATCGCGGCTGCTTCCGCGATCTATGGTGCTTTGATACCGAGACCATGTGCTGGTCCAAGCCCAAAGTAACTGGTGACATTCCTCCTGCTCGCCGTGCGCACTCTGCAACCATGGTCAACAAGCGTCTCTATGTGTTTGCAGGTGGTGATGGCCCTCACTACTTTAACGATCTCTACATCTTTGACACTGTGTCGCTCAGGTGGACCAAGCCCGAAGTGGGCGGAACCGCTCCTAGTCCGAGACGTGCTCATACGTGCAACTACTACGAAGGTCAGCTCATTGTCTTTGGCGGAGGGAACGGGGTTGGTGCGCTCAATGATGTCCACACTCTCGACGTCAACGATCTCTCACGTCTCGAGTGGCGCAAGGTACAATGTAGTGGCAAAGTGCCCATCGGTCGAGGATACCATACTTCCAATCTGGTGGATGGGAAGCTCATCGTAAtcggtggaagcgatggGCACATGTCGTTCAATGACATCCACATCCTCCGGCTCGACACGCGCACTTGGTATCAAGTCAAGACCGATGAGGTCCACAATCGCCTAGGACACACAGCTACACAAGTCGGCTCGTATCTCTTCATTTTTGGCGGCCACGATAGCAAGACCTATACCTCGGAGCTGCTCACACTCAATCTCGTCAATTTGCAATGGGAGCCGCGCAAGGTTTGTGGCAAGAGGCCGCAGGGTCGAGGCTACCATCAAGCTTGGCTAAGGGATTCAAGGCTCTTTGTACACGGTGGCTTCGACGGCAAAGACATCTTTGACGACTTGCACTTTCTCGACCTAGCTGCTTGTGCTTATCTGCCTCAGATTACCAGCTTtagcgtcgagcttgacgatgaAGAATAG
- a CDS encoding uncharacterized protein (related to 3-hydroxyacyl-CoA dehydrogenase), giving the protein MQIKGRVFYITGGASGLGAATVAHLHTLGAYVAIMDINYSAASSLAYTLNSGNANQRAAAFEVDVCSESAVASAIASCDSLWPSVQVGGCVNCGGVGMAGKIIDQSGTPFDLETFRKTVEINLIGTFNVSRLTAARLVRDLPRPFPKPTESTEDLGVIINTASAAALEGQAGQCSYSASKGGVLALSLPMARDLAWFGIRVMTLVPTLFETPMMTQLPGRARAKILTQCEYPARFGKPEEFALSVQAIIENPMLNGSYIRLDGASRLGKL; this is encoded by the exons ATGCAAATCAAAGGCCGAGTCTTCTACATCACCGGTGGAGCGTCCGGCCTGGGCGCTGCGACGGTCGCGCACCTTCACACTCTCGGTGCATacgtcgccatcatggACATCAACTACTCGGCAGCGTCGTCTCTGGCTTACACACTCAACTCTGGCAACGCCAAtcaacgagctgcagcgttcGAAGTGGATGTGTGCTCCGAATCTGCTGTCGCTTCCGCTATTGCATCGTGTGATTCGCTGTGGCCATCGGTTCAAGTCGGAGGGTGCGTCAACTGTGGAGGTGTCGGAATGGCTGGTAAGATCATCGATCAGTCCGGTACACCCTTTGATCTCGAGACTTTCCGCAAGACGGTTGAGATCAACTTGATCGGGACCTTTAATGTCTCGCGTCTCACCGCTGCGCGTCTTGTCCGCGATCTGCCTCGACCGTTCCCGAAACCAACCGAATCCACCGAAGATCTTGGTGTGATCATCAACACCgcctctgcagcagcgctcgaAGGTCAAGCGGGCCAATGCAGCTATTCCGCTTCGAAAGGAGGTGTATTGGCATTGAGTCTTCCCATGGCCAGAGACCTGGCTTGGTTCGGCATCAGAGTCATGACGCTTGTACCGACGCTGTTTGAAACACCCATGATGACTCAATTGCCCGGTAGGGCGCGAGCCAAGATTCTGACCCAGTGCGAGTACCCAGCGAGGTTCGGTAAGCCAGAAGAGTTCGCTTTGAGCGTACAGGCCATCATCGAGAATCCAATGCTC AACGGATCGTACATTCGCTTGGATGGCGCTTCAAGACTCGGCAAGCTTTAG